A stretch of DNA from Catenulispora acidiphila DSM 44928:
GACCGCACCGACCGCGCTGTCGCAGGCCACTACTGCCCAGCCCTCCAAAGCAGCGCCGCCGCAGACCGCACCCGCCGCACCGCCACCGCCGCGCGCAACATCGCCAGCGCACACCGCACCGACCGCGCCGCCGCAGCCCAGCGCCGCCCAACCTTCCACCACCGCCGAACCCCCCACCGCCGCGCCACCCACCACCCCCACCCGCTCCTGGTTCTGGCGCTACTTCGCCGGCTCCACCGTCAGTCGCGTCGGCACCGCCGTGACCACCGTTGCGCTCCCGCTGACCGCGCTGGCGGCGGCGCATGCGACGAGTTTCGAGGTCGGGGTGGTCACTGCTGCCGGGTATGCGGCTTGGGCTGTGGTGGGGTTGCCGGCGGGGGTGGTGGTGGGGCGGTTGCCGTTGCGGGGGACGCAGATCGCTATGGATTTGGTGCGGGCTGGGGCTTTGGTGTCTGTGCCGGTGGCTTGGTGGTTCGGGTCGGTGACGGTGGCTCAGTTGGTGGTGGTCGCTTTGGTGGTGGGGGTGGCGTCGGTGGTGTTCGATGTCGGGAATGCCACGATGCTGCCGTTCTTGGTCGGCAAGGAGGAGCTGACTGCTCGCAACAGCCTTACGTCGGGGGCTGAGGCGGTGACCACGTTGGCGGGGCCGTCGGTGGGTGGGGCGTTGGTGCAGGCGGTCGGCGGGGCGGTGGCGATCGTGGTGGATGTTGTCAGCTACCTGGTGTCGGCGTTCTTGGTGCGGAATGTGCCGCGGCCGCCCCGTTCGTCACAGTCGCCGCAGGTCGGCGCGGGTTCGGCGAAGGGCAGTATTCGGGCGTCGATTCGGGAGGGGTGGCACTTCCTCATCCGCGAGCCGGTGCAGCGGGCGAATCTGTGGATCGCGACGTCGATGAACTTCGTCTGTGGCGCGTTGTTGGCGCTCACGCCGCTGTTCCTGGTGCGGACGCTGGGATTGAGCGCGGCGTGGGTGGGCGCGACGATGGCGACCGAGGGGGTGGGGAGCTTGCTGGGGGCGTCGCTCACGCCGCGGCTGACCCGGCGTATCGGCACTGGGCGGGCGCTGCTCGCCGTGTCGCTGATGCTCCCGCTCAGTTTCGCGCCGATGCCGTTGGCGGGGCGCGGGTGGGCTGCGGGGGTGTTCGCGCTGGGCAATGCGGCGTTCGCCGGGATGGTCGTCGTCGCGAGCATCGTGGCGCGCACCTATCGCCAGATCGCGACGCCGACCGAGTTGCTGCCGCGGGTGATGGCGACGGTGCGCGTCGTCTCCTGGGGGGTGATCCCGATCGGCGCGCTGGCCGCCGGGAGTGTCGCGTCCTGGTACGGCCCGCGCGCCGCGCTGTGGTGCACCGCCGTGGCCACGCTCGCCGTGCCGACGCTGGTGCTGACCAGTCCGATCCGCACGCGGCGGGAGATGTCCGAGAGCCCGGAATCCCTTACAGCGCCACGCCCAGCAGCGCGTCCGTGATCCGGCTGATCTGTCCCGGTGCCGCCGTGTTCCGCTGTGCCGAAGCCGCGGCGGTGTCGTCGCCGTCGGCGGCCTCCTGCCGGGCCACCCAGGCGTCGATCACCGCGAGCGCCCCCGGCGCGTCGAGGTCGTCGGCGATCCGCGCGCGCACCGCGTCCAGCACGTCGTCCGCCGGGACGCCGTCGGGCCGGGACACCGCCGCACGCCAGCGCGCCAGGCGGGCCACGGCGCTCACCAGGTCGGCGTCGGTCCACTCCCAGTCGGTGCGGTAGTGGTGCGCCAGCAGTGCCAGGCGGATCGCCATGGGGTCGACGCCGGCGTGGCGGAGCTTGGAGACCAGGACCAGGTTGCCCTTGGACTTCGACATCTTCTCGCCATCCAGGCCGACCATGCCGGAGTGCACGTAGCTGTGCGCGTAGGGCCGCTGCCCGGTGACCACCTGCGCCTCGGAGGCGCCCATCTCGTGGTGCGGGAAGGCCAGGTCGCTGCCGCCGCCCTGCAGGTCGATGCCCATGCCCAGGTGCTCCAGGGCGATCGCGGCGCACTCGATGTGCCAGCCGGGGCGGCCGGGCTTCAGACCCGCGGCGCGCGCCTGCTCGCCGGGCTCCCAGGACGGCTCGCCCTCGCGTTCGGCCTGCCAGAGCAGGCAGTCCAGCGGGTCCTTCTTGCCGGGGCGGCCCGGGTCGCCGCCGCGCTCGCCGAAGGTGGTGAGCATCTCGGGGGCGTCCAGGTGCGCGACGGCGCCGAAGGCGGGGTCGGCGTGCACCGAGAAGTAGACGTCGCCGTCCACGTCGTAGGCGGCGCCGCGCTCCAGCAGCTTCACGACCAGGTCCACGACCAGCGGGATCGACTCCACGGCGCCGACGTAGTGCTGCGGCGGCAGGATGCGCAGGGCGGTCATGTCCTCGCGGAACAGAGCGGTCTCGGACTCCGCGAGCGCCTCCCAGTCCCGGCCGGTGGCCGCGGCGCGCTCCAGCAGCGGGTCGTCGACGTCGGTGACGTTCTGCACGTAGGACACCGGGTGTCCGGCGTCCAGCCAGGCGCGCTGGATCAGGTCGAACGTCAGGTAGGTGTTGGCGTGTCCCATGTGGGTCGCGTCGTAGGGCGTGATGCCGCACACGTAGATGCGGGCCGCCTCGCCGGGGGCCGCCGCGGGCGTGGGCACCAGGCCCTGCGCCGCGGTGTCGTGGAGCCGGACGGCGGAGCCGTGGCCGGGCAGTTCGGGGACCTCGGGGGCGGGCCATGCGTGCATGCGGATGATCCTATCGGGATCGGCGCGGACCGTGCCGGTGCGGGTTGGCAGGCGCGGCACAACCGCTGCCTGGGGCATCAGGGGAAACAGAGTGGGGACGGGGGTTTGTTCCGGGAGCGGCGGGCGCCCGGGCGGCGGACGCGGGGTGTCTCAGCCGACGGTCCCGCGTGTCCACGTAGTGAGCAGCGGCCGGTATCCGCAGCGGTGCCAGAAGGGTCCCGACAGCGGGTTCGCGGCCGTGTAGTGCAGCAGGACCGCGCCGTGTCCTTCGGCGTCCAGCTCGGCGTGCACGTGCCGCGCCAGCGCCCTGCCGACCCCGCCGCCCCGCTCCCCCGCGCTCACGGCTCCGCAGTTCAGGTAGGCGACGGGCCGCTCGGCGCGGATGGTGTTCGCGGCCCACCCGGCGTGTTCCGGCGGCTGCACGACCATCAGTCCGACGGCCTCGCCGTCCCGCTCGGCGATCCAGGCCCGCTTCTCCTCGCCGCCGACGGCTTCGGCGACCTCGTCGGCCAGCCGCGCCGGGGTGGAGGGACGGATCGCGAGGTAGCCGAACCGCGCGTCCCAGTGCAGCTGCTCCAGCCACAGGCGCGTGACCGTGGCGGTGTCCTCGGGCCCGGCGTGCCGGATCACGACACCACCGGCGTCAGCGGCATCAGCCGCGGCAGGAGAAGCCGCAGCAGCCGCGCCGTCGCCGGCCGACGGCGGAGCAAGCCGCACCGCGAAGATCGACTGCTGCGCGAAGCCGCGCTCGACCAGCGCCCGCGACATCTCGGTGTCCCGCGAGGGCCAGGTGATCGTGGCGATGCTGTCCGGACCGGGCCGGAACGCGTCCTGCGCCGCCCACAGATCCAGCAGCTCGGCGAACGCCCTCGGCCCGTCGACCTGCGGCAGCAGCCTGCTCTCATGAGCGGCGAAGAAGGTGTACCCCCAGGACTCCGGATCGGCCGCGCTGTTCCGCATCAGCGCCGCACCGCCCGGACAACTCAGTTCGGTGTCCGTCTCCAGGGGATCGGGAAGCGGCTGCGCGGCAGCCAGCAACGGATCGACAGTCTCTCGTCGCGCCTGATGCGCCGCAAGCAATTCCGGACTCTGTTTCACCGACGCCTCCCGATTCACCGCAGATCGAAGTCGCCGCGCATGCTAGTACTCGCCGCTGACAGAGTCTTCAGCTACTTCGGCGCCCTCGGAGAAATCCGGCTAGGAAACCGGCCTGGAAACCGACCCGGAAACCACCCTAGAACGGCGGCCACGGCACCGGCCGCCGCCGCCCCTCAGGTCCCGGTATCCGGTCGGTGTCCAGCAGCTCCTTGATCCGCTCCCGGGTCGCCGCGACCTCCCCGGCGTGCAGCAGCCCGCCGAGGCGCCCGCGGAGCTCGCCGGAGGCGATGTCGCGGTCCAGCCGCTCCAGCACCTCGCGGACCTCGGCGCCCAGCGGCTCGCTGCTGAAGCCCCACAGCAGGGTCCGCAGTTTGTCCTCGACGTTGAAGGTCAGTCCGTGGTCGATGCCGTAGACGTGGTCCGGCTCGGTGATCCCGACCAGCAGGTGGCCGCCCTTGCGGTCGGCGTTGTTCACCACCGCGTCGAACGCCGCGATGCGCCGCAGCCGCTCGTCGGCCTTGTGCGCCAGCACCGCCGGGCGGCCGTCGCCGAGTTCCACCGCCAGGACCGGGCGCCACTGCGCCGCGGTCTGGTCGGCGGGGTCGTCGTCGAAGTCCTCCGGGAGCAGCGCGAGCAGGTCGTGGTCGTCCTCGTCGGGGGTGTCGATCCACAGCTGGCACATGCCCGGTCCCCACGGGCCCTCGCGCATCACCGTCGGCGGGACGATGCGCCAGCCCGTGGCCTGCGACAGCTCGTAGGCGGCCACTTCGCGGGAGGCCAGCGTGCCGTTGGGGAAGTCCCACAGCGGACGCTCGCCGGCCACCGGCTTGTGCACGCAGTTCAGGGTCACGCCGTCCAGCGCCACGGTGCCGTACAAGGTGGCGTTGGAGGCGTTGGTGATCCGGCCGGTGATGGTCAGCTCACCGGCCGTCAGGACCTGTCGGACCTCGGCCGGATCGAGATCCTGCTCGGCTGCCGCGTCCGCTCCGGGGGTGCTCAAGCGGCGCGCCGCCGGTAGCCGTTGGAGCGCGGGCAGACGTGGCCCTCGGGGTCCAGGGGCAGCGAGCAGAACGGGCACGGCGGGCGCCCGGCCGACACGACCGCCTTGGCCCGGGAGGTGAACGCCCGCGCCTGCGCGCCGGTGAGCCGGACCACCATGGTCGGCGGGCCGTCGGCCTCCATGTCGCCCAGCGGCGGCTCGCCCTCGCCCTCCATCGGCGCCATCGCCTCGATGACCACCCGCTGGGTCTCGCCGTCCCAGGCCAGGGCCAGGGCCGCGACCCGGAACTCCTCGAAGACCGGCTGCTCCAGCGGCTTGTCGTCGGAGAGCTCCAGCGGCGCGATCGCCGGGACCGGGGCGGCGCCGCCGGAGCGGCGCACCACCTCGTCCAGCAGGTCGTCCAGCCGTTCGGCCAGCGCCTCGACCTGCTCCTTCTCCAGCGCCACCGAGGTGATCCGGCCGCCGGAGGCCGCCTGCAGGTAGAAGGTGCGGTGCCCGGGGAGTCCGACGGTGCCGGCGACGAACCGTTCCGGGGGGTCGTAGACGAAGAGTTCCCGTGACACCGTGTTTCCTCCTACAAGCTTCGCGCTCAAGCCCTCGCGTGGGCCCCGCAATCAAGCCTATGCGTTCATGCGTTGTCGGCGCCCGCGCCGCCGCCCACTGCGGCGTCTGCGTCCGCTGAGGGCGAACGCTCCGGAGCCGGCTTGTACGGAGCCGGGTCGCCGCCGACGTCGTTCAGGCGCACAACGAAAGGCCGCAGCTCGGTGTAGCGCACAGCCGTCACCGAGCAGGGATCGGCGGTGATCCGCTGGAACTGGTCCAGGTGCAGCCCGAGCGCGTCGGCGGCCAGCGCCTTGATGACGTCGCCGTGCGAGAACAGCGCCCACACCGCCTCCGGTCCGTGTTCCGCGGCTATCAGGGTGTTCCATTCCCTGACCGCGGCGACCGCACGCGCGGACATGTCGGCGAGCGACTCGCCCTCGGGCCCGGGGAAGCGCGCGGCGGAGGGATGCGCCTGCACCACCCGCCACAGCGGCTCCTGCGCCAGCTCGGAGAGCGGACGGCCGGTCCAGTCGCCGTAGCGGCACTCGCCGATCCGCTCGTCGAGGTGCACCGGCACGCCCTCGCGGCCGGCCAGCACGATGTCGGAGGTCTGCCGGCAGCGCTCCAGCGGAGAGCTCACCACGGCCGCCAGCGGCACCTCGGCCAGCCGCTTGGCCAGCTCGCCCGCCTGCTGCTCGCCGCGCTCGTCCAGGCGCACACCCTTGGTCCAGCCGGCCAGGATGCCCGAGCTGTTGGCGGTGGTGCGGCCGTGGCGGATCAGAAGTACCAGGGTCACAGCCCTCACCCTACGACCCCGGCGCGCTGGGCGGCGGATCGGGACCGCGGGCCGGGACGGGACTGGCATCGGATTCAGAGTCGGATTCAGAATCGGGTGCATCGGGATCAGGTACGGGATCGCGACCGAAATTGGGCTGCTCCCCGCCGCCTGCGGGATAATCGCCCGCATGATCGTCGACTGTGCGACCTACCAGAACGGCCGCCGCGTGGCCGCGCCCGAGGACCTGTCCGACGCGCTCGCGCAGGCCCGGAGCTGCGGAGACCCCTCAGCGTTCCTGTGGCTGGGGCTCTTCGAGCCGGAGCCGGACGAGTTCGACCTGGTGGCGCGCGAGTTCGGACTGCACCCGCTGGCGGTGGAGGACGCGGTCAGCGCGCATCAGCGACCCAAGATGGAGCACTACAAGGGCTCGACGTTCCTGGTGTTCAAGACGCTGCTGGAAGCCGATCCGCACCATCCGCTCCAACTCGGCGAGATCTCGGTGTTCCTCGGCGAGAACTTCGTCATCACGGTCCGCCACGGCTCGGCCAATCCGCTCTCCGGCGTGCGGCAC
This window harbors:
- a CDS encoding SCO1664 family protein; translation: MSTPGADAAAEQDLDPAEVRQVLTAGELTITGRITNASNATLYGTVALDGVTLNCVHKPVAGERPLWDFPNGTLASREVAAYELSQATGWRIVPPTVMREGPWGPGMCQLWIDTPDEDDHDLLALLPEDFDDDPADQTAAQWRPVLAVELGDGRPAVLAHKADERLRRIAAFDAVVNNADRKGGHLLVGITEPDHVYGIDHGLTFNVEDKLRTLLWGFSSEPLGAEVREVLERLDRDIASGELRGRLGGLLHAGEVAATRERIKELLDTDRIPGPEGRRRPVPWPPF
- the mshC gene encoding cysteine--1-D-myo-inosityl 2-amino-2-deoxy-alpha-D-glucopyranoside ligase; this translates as MHAWPAPEVPELPGHGSAVRLHDTAAQGLVPTPAAAPGEAARIYVCGITPYDATHMGHANTYLTFDLIQRAWLDAGHPVSYVQNVTDVDDPLLERAAATGRDWEALAESETALFREDMTALRILPPQHYVGAVESIPLVVDLVVKLLERGAAYDVDGDVYFSVHADPAFGAVAHLDAPEMLTTFGERGGDPGRPGKKDPLDCLLWQAEREGEPSWEPGEQARAAGLKPGRPGWHIECAAIALEHLGMGIDLQGGGSDLAFPHHEMGASEAQVVTGQRPYAHSYVHSGMVGLDGEKMSKSKGNLVLVSKLRHAGVDPMAIRLALLAHHYRTDWEWTDADLVSAVARLARWRAAVSRPDGVPADDVLDAVRARIADDLDAPGALAVIDAWVARQEAADGDDTAAASAQRNTAAPGQISRITDALLGVAL
- a CDS encoding histidine phosphatase family protein, which translates into the protein MTLVLLIRHGRTTANSSGILAGWTKGVRLDERGEQQAGELAKRLAEVPLAAVVSSPLERCRQTSDIVLAGREGVPVHLDERIGECRYGDWTGRPLSELAQEPLWRVVQAHPSAARFPGPEGESLADMSARAVAAVREWNTLIAAEHGPEAVWALFSHGDVIKALAADALGLHLDQFQRITADPCSVTAVRYTELRPFVVRLNDVGGDPAPYKPAPERSPSADADAAVGGGAGADNA
- a CDS encoding DUF3090 domain-containing protein: MSRELFVYDPPERFVAGTVGLPGHRTFYLQAASGGRITSVALEKEQVEALAERLDDLLDEVVRRSGGAAPVPAIAPLELSDDKPLEQPVFEEFRVAALALAWDGETQRVVIEAMAPMEGEGEPPLGDMEADGPPTMVVRLTGAQARAFTSRAKAVVSAGRPPCPFCSLPLDPEGHVCPRSNGYRRRAA
- a CDS encoding GNAT family N-acetyltransferase; the protein is MKQSPELLAAHQARRETVDPLLAAAQPLPDPLETDTELSCPGGAALMRNSAADPESWGYTFFAAHESRLLPQVDGPRAFAELLDLWAAQDAFRPGPDSIATITWPSRDTEMSRALVERGFAQQSIFAVRLAPPSAGDGAAAAASPAAADAADAGGVVIRHAGPEDTATVTRLWLEQLHWDARFGYLAIRPSTPARLADEVAEAVGGEEKRAWIAERDGEAVGLMVVQPPEHAGWAANTIRAERPVAYLNCGAVSAGERGGGVGRALARHVHAELDAEGHGAVLLHYTAANPLSGPFWHRCGYRPLLTTWTRGTVG